The Virgibacillus dokdonensis genome includes a window with the following:
- a CDS encoding carbohydrate ABC transporter permease: protein MKNSEKLSLDGLMRLFIYVALITLAVSIIVPVAWVFLASIKQNKEFYGSPWALPDGIHLANFVEAFQEAQMGEYLLNSVLVTAMALIILLVVALPAAYVLSRFEFRGNRFINGMVKAGLFINVSYIAVPIFLMLLDWDTGLRTIVGSELLLNNRFMLALIYASTALPFTIYLLSSYFKTLPSDFEEAASIDGAGYYRTMFSVMFPMAAPSIVIVILFNFLLFWNEYILALTLMPAENQTLPVGLLNLMAAERSAVNYGPMYAGMVIVMLPTLILYILVQKRLTQGMTVGGVKG from the coding sequence ATGAAAAATTCTGAGAAATTGAGTTTAGACGGTTTAATGCGATTATTTATTTATGTGGCGTTAATCACATTAGCGGTTTCCATTATTGTACCTGTCGCATGGGTGTTTTTAGCATCAATCAAGCAAAATAAAGAGTTTTATGGAAGCCCTTGGGCACTTCCGGATGGTATTCATTTAGCTAACTTTGTAGAAGCGTTCCAAGAAGCGCAGATGGGTGAATATCTATTAAACTCTGTACTTGTTACAGCGATGGCTTTAATCATTTTATTAGTTGTAGCACTGCCAGCGGCATACGTATTGTCTAGATTTGAATTTAGAGGAAATCGTTTCATTAATGGCATGGTAAAAGCAGGCTTGTTCATTAATGTTAGTTATATTGCAGTGCCGATTTTCCTAATGCTCTTAGATTGGGATACAGGTTTAAGAACAATTGTAGGAAGTGAGCTTTTACTGAATAATCGATTTATGTTGGCGCTCATTTATGCTTCAACAGCTTTACCATTTACGATTTATTTATTATCAAGTTATTTTAAAACATTACCTTCTGATTTTGAAGAAGCAGCAAGTATAGATGGTGCAGGGTACTATAGGACAATGTTTTCGGTCATGTTTCCTATGGCGGCACCGAGTATCGTGATTGTTATCTTATTTAATTTCTTATTATTTTGGAATGAGTATATATTAGCGCTAACGCTAATGCCGGCAGAAAATCAAACGTTGCCAGTTGGATTGTTGAATTTAATGGCTGCAGAACGTTCAGCAGTGAATTACGGACCGATGTATGCAGGTATGGTAATCGTCATGCTTCCTACATTAATTCTATATATTTTGGTTCAAAAACGTTTAACACAAGGAATGACAGTTGGTGGAGTGAAAGGTTAG
- a CDS encoding carbohydrate ABC transporter permease: MSKTRSRNLFIGLCVSPALILLMVFMFMPTFEVFRMSLYRWGGFSNTQQFVGLDNFKLLWNDMTFIRSFQNSIFLIVVVAIVTFSFAVFFAAILTKENVKGGNFFRIIFYIPNILSIVVIAGIFSAVYDPSSGLLNSILGIFSLENLQQMWLGDQKVVIYSLAAALIWQAIGYYMVMYMSSMAGIPPSFYEAASLEGASKLKQFTSITLPLVWNNIRTTLTFFIISTINLSFLLVKAMTGGGPDGSTEVFLSYMYDQAYGNSTFGYGMAIGVIVFLFSFLLAAIVSRITKRDVLEY, translated from the coding sequence ATGAGCAAAACGAGGTCACGTAATCTATTTATTGGCTTATGCGTTTCGCCAGCTTTGATTTTATTAATGGTCTTTATGTTTATGCCAACATTCGAGGTGTTTCGGATGTCGCTTTACCGTTGGGGTGGTTTTTCTAACACGCAACAGTTCGTTGGCTTAGATAATTTTAAGCTACTTTGGAATGATATGACGTTTATTCGTTCTTTTCAAAATTCCATCTTCTTAATCGTTGTCGTCGCGATTGTTACATTTTCGTTTGCCGTCTTTTTTGCGGCAATTTTAACGAAAGAAAACGTAAAGGGTGGAAATTTCTTTCGGATTATTTTCTACATCCCAAATATTTTATCCATTGTTGTTATTGCGGGGATATTTTCAGCCGTTTATGACCCTTCAAGTGGTCTATTAAATAGCATTCTAGGTATATTCAGCTTAGAGAATCTACAACAAATGTGGTTGGGGGATCAAAAGGTCGTTATTTATAGTTTGGCTGCAGCTCTTATATGGCAGGCCATTGGTTATTATATGGTGATGTATATGTCAAGTATGGCAGGTATCCCACCAAGTTTTTATGAAGCAGCTTCTTTAGAAGGGGCAAGTAAACTAAAACAGTTTACGAGTATTACATTACCTCTAGTATGGAATAACATTCGTACAACGCTAACCTTCTTTATTATAAGTACGATTAATTTGAGCTTTTTATTAGTAAAAGCGATGACAGGCGGAGGACCTGATGGGTCAACAGAAGTATTTCTTTCTTACATGTATGATCAAGCGTATGGAAACTCTACCTTCGGCTACGGAATGGCTATTGGGGTTATTGTGTTTCTGTTCTCCTTCTTATTAGCAGCGATTGTTAGCAGGATAACAAAGCGCGATGTATTGGAGTATTAA
- a CDS encoding carbohydrate ABC transporter substrate-binding protein: MKKMKFLLTVSIILVIFTLAACSNGEEKEEKSADKEGSGEKTTLKVAALESAYGTEMWENVVKSYEEVNPDVEVDLQMEKNLEEVVRPNMQAGDYPDVLLLATNREEALTETLIKEDGVENITDVFDMQVPGEETKVNEKLLEGFTDTLATNPYADGETYLAPMFYSPTGLFYNAGLFEEKGWEVPKTWDEMWELGDKAKEEGISLFTYPTSNYFDTLLGSMLYAAGGADFYSSAMTYEDGIWESEEATKALETVEKLADYVHPNTVANANPNDFTKNQQLVLDNKALFMPNGNWVVDEMKEAPRAENFAWGMTSIPAFEDDGDRYAFTFFEQIWIPKDAKNKDVAKDFIAYMYSDEAADTFLEAGAVQPIEGITEQLDGQKQTFYSIYDEEGVLPAMGTFASTKPVPGANMGDTLYGSIDSVISGDMTFKEWQEKIEEVSDKLRPALN; the protein is encoded by the coding sequence ATGAAAAAAATGAAGTTTTTATTAACTGTTTCTATCATTCTCGTTATTTTTACTTTAGCAGCATGTTCCAATGGAGAAGAGAAGGAAGAAAAATCAGCAGATAAAGAAGGTAGCGGCGAGAAAACAACATTAAAAGTAGCTGCATTAGAATCTGCATATGGTACGGAAATGTGGGAAAATGTTGTGAAGTCTTACGAAGAAGTAAATCCAGATGTAGAGGTTGATCTGCAAATGGAAAAGAACTTGGAAGAAGTTGTACGACCAAATATGCAAGCCGGGGATTACCCAGATGTGTTATTACTAGCTACAAACAGAGAAGAAGCTTTAACGGAAACCTTGATTAAAGAAGATGGTGTAGAAAACATTACAGATGTTTTTGATATGCAAGTACCTGGAGAAGAAACAAAAGTAAATGAAAAACTTTTAGAAGGTTTTACAGATACACTAGCTACTAACCCATACGCTGATGGAGAAACTTATTTAGCGCCAATGTTCTACAGTCCAACTGGCTTATTCTACAATGCAGGTTTATTTGAAGAAAAAGGTTGGGAAGTGCCGAAAACTTGGGATGAGATGTGGGAATTAGGAGATAAAGCAAAAGAAGAAGGTATTTCATTATTTACGTATCCAACGAGCAACTACTTTGATACGTTACTTGGATCCATGCTATATGCTGCAGGTGGAGCAGATTTCTACAGCTCTGCTATGACCTATGAAGATGGCATTTGGGAATCCGAGGAAGCAACTAAAGCATTAGAAACCGTCGAAAAACTAGCAGACTATGTACATCCGAATACAGTAGCAAATGCTAATCCAAATGATTTTACGAAAAACCAGCAATTAGTCTTAGATAATAAAGCTTTATTTATGCCAAATGGTAACTGGGTTGTCGATGAAATGAAGGAAGCACCACGTGCTGAAAACTTTGCTTGGGGTATGACTTCTATCCCTGCCTTTGAAGATGATGGTGACCGTTATGCATTTACTTTCTTCGAGCAAATTTGGATTCCAAAAGATGCAAAGAATAAAGATGTAGCGAAAGATTTTATTGCGTATATGTATTCAGACGAAGCAGCAGATACATTCTTAGAAGCAGGAGCAGTACAGCCAATTGAAGGTATTACCGAACAATTAGATGGCCAAAAACAAACTTTCTATAGTATTTATGACGAGGAAGGTGTGCTGCCAGCTATGGGAACTTTTGCTTCTACAAAACCAGTTCCTGGGGCGAATATGGGTGATACTTTATACGGAAGTATTGATAGTGTCATTAGTGGCGATATGACATTTAAAGAATGGCAAGAGAAAATAGAAGAAGTAAGTGATAAGCTTAGACCAGCTTTAAATTAA
- a CDS encoding AraC family transcriptional regulator: MSYEVYQMKGAKHEKPPFKLLYITHSEYDKGWHSTQHTHHFSELFYIVKGKGSFILADREVPIKENDLVIINPNVEHTEKSNWDDSLEYIALGIEGLFFSQADNKDSHSSLYRFQVDRTNILFYLNRILEEIQEHKEGHELICQNIIEIMIIKLQRDKKLTINQTESPNINKASAFVMYYINQNYRDDLNLNKLAEIGHINKYYLAHTFKKDMGISPIEYLNRVRIKEAKLMLETTDYSIAHIAAFTGFSSQSFFTQAFKRLAKQTPSKYRKEMRANS; this comes from the coding sequence ATGTCCTATGAGGTGTACCAAATGAAAGGTGCAAAGCATGAAAAGCCACCGTTCAAACTTCTATATATTACTCATTCCGAATATGATAAAGGCTGGCATAGCACGCAACACACCCATCATTTTTCCGAATTATTCTATATTGTCAAAGGTAAAGGCTCATTTATACTTGCTGACCGAGAAGTTCCCATTAAAGAAAATGATTTAGTCATTATTAATCCGAATGTGGAACATACAGAAAAGTCTAATTGGGATGATTCCCTTGAATATATTGCTTTAGGGATAGAGGGATTGTTTTTCAGCCAAGCGGATAATAAAGACTCACACTCTAGCTTATACCGTTTTCAAGTAGATCGAACTAACATTCTTTTCTACTTGAACCGAATATTAGAGGAAATACAGGAGCATAAAGAAGGACATGAATTAATTTGTCAAAACATTATCGAGATAATGATTATCAAGTTACAAAGAGACAAAAAGCTTACCATCAATCAAACGGAGTCACCAAATATTAATAAAGCTTCTGCCTTTGTCATGTACTATATAAATCAAAACTACCGTGATGACTTAAACTTAAATAAATTAGCTGAGATCGGCCATATTAATAAATATTATTTAGCACATACATTTAAAAAAGATATGGGTATATCACCAATTGAGTATTTAAACAGAGTCCGAATTAAAGAAGCAAAGCTCATGCTCGAAACAACCGATTACTCTATTGCGCACATCGCTGCTTTTACTGGTTTTTCATCCCAATCTTTTTTCACACAAGCATTCAAGCGCTTAGCAAAGCAAACGCCTTCTAAATACCGGAAGGAAATGAGAGCGAATTCATAA
- a CDS encoding endo-alpha-N-acetylgalactosaminidase family protein, with amino-acid sequence MLVSTGIITSMSPSRVAAEESDANLDVKDSKVQVEKQSKAEKKSESVHITDSKLEDGDFEVLQGDGTLKYNNDGSVTYGVTSHGKNKIVYRNMPKIKNGVFEADITADSDLKRFGFIYRVQDNSAYTYVGTGDSNNQYFGEIFGPTNKWTSMTNSVALEANKTYKLRVKFMDDTASLYINGDKIGAWTQAEGVDSPGLLGLEKSRGEANINISNVKIKEYVPPTPPSKDPILETLSSDYMDVTVDQVYPRVVEYDVDGKMMYGQETPVYGLKVNNMLYYPEVAFEKVNDQEAIYSLHVKDEYENIDVHVKLSLKVDGNQVVYQIQKVDSKTDVQIETIEFVDLNFISVHDAQKGAEAKLTNLSSDVKKPGDTTVKVDATLKDIGAKKGYYTAFLSTNELSAGVWSSSEVNGYRNLVASRYENENGNKVMGIGSNALYYHRDFMNQPASNTPTVKVVIAEDINDDGQVDWQDAAIEYRDLLPKVEGAETVNNTVGTRIAMNFGSHAQQPFLKTLDNVKKVALATDGLGQAVLLKGYANEGHDSGHPDYGDVGERIGGIKDINALIREGNKYNAEFGVHINAQEAYPEAKSFSEELINGPEAKGWGWLDQSYTIDKLKDLYTGSRAKRLDELKANVPNLDFIYLDVWYQDQWESNRVAEQFADRGWRMTTEFGTAIANYSTWQHWATDKNYGGPTDKGINSEVLRFISNHQRDSWVLNWPEAGGTADHPLLGGFELAGFEGWQSDKNFDQFINMTFDTNVPTKFLQKYYVMNWETMDGDPTKTNLEKEITLKDPSNGDVVKVTRKDNSRERVITLNDKVVLDGDTYLLPWVEQDFETPTPDAKKLYHWNLEGGKTTWELPDEFKNASKVYVYKLTDQGRSKKQKINVKNNQITLNAQPATPYVIEAKQTKGVQVKEWSENSHVIDTGFNAGTLKTKHTKVSGDKKSVHVKRTDQTGSERNLSSGDYYLQFTNPTKDSKVTKKISNLEPEKDYVAEVYVENNSDAKASIQIEGSKQKNVENYTYRSLQKNYVKADSHATNDGYNSKMQRMQVAFTAKKSSAKLILKRESGEGITKFDDIRIVQKSLSNHASEAVFEQDFESVVQGIYPFVVGNTEGVEDNRVHLSQLHAPYTQKGWAGKKVVDDVIAGNWSLKVNTGNKGLVYRTIPQHFHFEAGKTYKVTFDYQTTADSYRFISGNKAIDVRDINKAEGIQINEKLSSAVDTKTATFTVKGSENYQTYIGIFNDGTSLNGGTGKGTFMLDNLRIETVED; translated from the coding sequence ATGCTCGTATCGACAGGAATAATAACAAGTATGTCTCCATCTCGTGTTGCGGCTGAAGAGTCTGATGCTAACTTAGATGTAAAGGATTCAAAAGTACAAGTGGAGAAGCAATCAAAAGCTGAAAAAAAATCAGAATCTGTCCATATTACTGATTCCAAACTGGAAGATGGCGATTTTGAAGTTTTACAAGGAGATGGGACGCTAAAGTATAACAACGATGGTTCCGTTACGTACGGTGTAACATCTCATGGAAAGAACAAAATTGTCTATCGTAACATGCCTAAAATAAAGAATGGAGTTTTTGAGGCGGATATTACAGCAGATTCGGATTTAAAGCGTTTTGGCTTTATTTACCGAGTTCAAGACAATTCTGCTTATACGTATGTTGGAACCGGAGATAGTAATAATCAGTATTTTGGGGAAATCTTTGGTCCGACAAATAAGTGGACTTCCATGACAAATAGTGTGGCGTTAGAGGCAAATAAAACTTATAAGCTTCGGGTTAAATTTATGGATGACACTGCAAGCCTATATATTAATGGTGACAAGATAGGTGCTTGGACACAAGCAGAAGGTGTTGATTCACCAGGGTTGCTCGGTTTGGAAAAGAGCCGAGGTGAAGCAAATATAAACATTTCGAATGTGAAAATAAAAGAATATGTACCACCAACACCACCAAGTAAAGATCCTATATTAGAAACGTTAAGCTCTGATTATATGGATGTAACCGTTGATCAAGTCTATCCTCGAGTAGTGGAATATGATGTAGACGGGAAAATGATGTATGGACAAGAAACGCCGGTATATGGATTAAAGGTGAATAACATGCTTTACTATCCAGAAGTGGCATTTGAAAAGGTAAATGATCAGGAAGCGATCTATTCATTACATGTAAAAGATGAATATGAAAATATAGACGTGCATGTGAAGCTTTCATTAAAAGTAGATGGCAACCAAGTCGTTTACCAAATACAGAAAGTAGATTCGAAAACAGATGTTCAAATAGAAACAATAGAATTTGTTGATTTAAATTTTATTTCGGTGCATGATGCGCAAAAAGGTGCCGAAGCCAAGCTTACTAATTTGAGCAGTGATGTTAAGAAGCCGGGAGATACTACTGTAAAAGTGGATGCTACGCTGAAGGATATCGGCGCAAAAAAAGGCTATTATACGGCATTTTTATCCACCAATGAACTTAGCGCAGGCGTATGGTCAAGCTCAGAAGTAAACGGTTATCGAAATCTTGTAGCAAGCCGTTATGAAAATGAAAACGGTAATAAAGTAATGGGAATTGGTTCAAATGCTTTATATTATCACCGTGATTTTATGAATCAGCCTGCTTCTAATACCCCTACCGTTAAAGTTGTTATTGCAGAAGATATAAATGACGATGGGCAAGTTGATTGGCAGGATGCAGCCATTGAATACCGAGATTTACTGCCAAAAGTAGAAGGTGCTGAGACGGTAAACAATACAGTAGGAACACGAATTGCTATGAACTTTGGCTCTCATGCGCAACAGCCCTTTTTGAAAACGCTTGATAATGTGAAAAAGGTTGCTTTAGCAACGGATGGACTAGGACAAGCAGTTCTCTTAAAAGGATACGCCAATGAAGGACATGATAGTGGACATCCAGATTATGGCGATGTTGGGGAACGTATTGGTGGTATAAAAGATATAAACGCATTAATTAGAGAAGGAAACAAATATAACGCAGAATTTGGTGTGCATATTAATGCTCAGGAAGCTTATCCGGAAGCAAAATCATTTAGTGAAGAATTAATAAATGGACCAGAAGCAAAAGGATGGGGTTGGTTAGATCAGTCTTACACCATCGATAAGTTAAAAGATTTATATACTGGTTCGCGTGCGAAACGCTTGGATGAACTGAAGGCAAATGTACCAAATTTAGATTTTATTTATTTAGATGTATGGTATCAAGATCAATGGGAATCTAATCGTGTAGCAGAGCAATTTGCTGATCGAGGCTGGAGAATGACAACGGAATTTGGCACAGCTATTGCTAATTATTCCACATGGCAGCATTGGGCTACTGATAAAAATTATGGTGGACCAACTGATAAAGGGATTAATTCGGAAGTGCTTCGTTTTATTAGCAATCACCAAAGAGACTCATGGGTGCTGAATTGGCCGGAAGCTGGTGGCACAGCAGATCATCCATTGCTTGGTGGATTTGAGTTAGCTGGATTTGAAGGCTGGCAATCCGATAAAAACTTTGACCAATTTATAAACATGACTTTTGACACCAACGTACCAACGAAATTTTTACAAAAATATTATGTTATGAATTGGGAAACGATGGACGGTGACCCTACTAAAACGAATCTAGAGAAAGAAATTACTTTAAAGGACCCTAGTAATGGTGATGTAGTAAAAGTTACAAGAAAAGACAATTCTAGAGAGCGAGTAATTACGCTTAACGACAAAGTTGTTTTAGATGGCGACACCTATTTATTGCCATGGGTTGAACAAGATTTTGAAACACCGACACCTGATGCAAAAAAATTGTATCATTGGAATTTAGAGGGCGGTAAAACGACTTGGGAATTACCAGATGAATTTAAAAATGCATCGAAGGTATACGTGTATAAATTAACCGATCAAGGTAGATCCAAAAAACAAAAGATAAACGTTAAAAATAATCAGATCACCTTAAACGCTCAACCAGCTACACCATACGTTATTGAAGCGAAGCAAACGAAAGGCGTGCAAGTAAAAGAATGGAGTGAAAACTCCCACGTTATTGATACAGGCTTCAATGCTGGAACTTTGAAAACGAAGCATACAAAGGTTTCTGGCGATAAAAAATCGGTTCATGTGAAACGAACAGATCAAACAGGTAGTGAACGGAATTTAAGCAGTGGCGATTACTATTTGCAATTTACAAATCCAACCAAAGACTCTAAAGTAACGAAGAAAATTAGTAATTTAGAGCCAGAAAAAGATTATGTTGCAGAAGTTTACGTAGAAAATAATAGTGATGCAAAAGCGAGTATTCAAATCGAAGGCAGTAAGCAGAAAAATGTAGAGAATTATACGTATCGAAGCTTGCAAAAAAATTATGTGAAAGCAGATTCTCATGCAACTAATGACGGATATAATAGTAAGATGCAACGTATGCAAGTAGCATTTACAGCGAAAAAATCATCTGCTAAATTAATTTTAAAACGTGAATCTGGAGAAGGGATTACGAAATTTGATGATATTCGTATCGTACAAAAAAGCTTAAGTAACCACGCTTCTGAAGCTGTATTTGAACAAGATTTTGAATCTGTTGTGCAAGGTATCTATCCGTTCGTTGTTGGTAATACAGAAGGCGTAGAAGATAACCGCGTTCATTTATCTCAGCTTCATGCCCCGTACACACAAAAAGGTTGGGCAGGCAAAAAAGTAGTCGATGATGTAATAGCTGGAAATTGGTCGCTGAAAGTAAATACAGGTAATAAAGGTCTCGTTTATCGTACTATACCTCAACATTTCCATTTTGAAGCGGGGAAAACGTATAAAGTAACGTTTGATTATCAAACAACAGCCGACTCTTATCGATTTATCTCTGGTAATAAGGCGATTGATGTTCGTGACATTAATAAAGCGGAAGGGATTCAAATAAATGAAAAACTTTCGTCAGCAGTTGACACGAAAACGGCAACCTTTACGGTAAAAGGGTCAGAAAATTACCAAACGTATATTGGTATTTTTAATGACGGTACATCATTAAATGGCGGTACTGGTAAAGGTACATTTATGCTAGATAATTTACGAATTGAAACCGTAGAAGATTAG
- the galE gene encoding UDP-glucose 4-epimerase GalE produces MSILVLGGAGYIGSHAVYQLMDQGKEVIVVDNLETGHQEAIHPKAVFYNGDIRDIHFLRTVFAKESIEAVIHFSANSLVGESMENPLKYFDNNVYGTQVLLQVMTEYNVKHIVFSSTAATYGEPEAVPITETMATHPTNTYGETKLTMEKMMKWTEQAHGITYVSLRYFNVAGARETGEIGEDHHPETHLIPIVLQTALGQRDHITIFGDDYATEDGTCIRDYIHVQDLIDAHLLALDYLQRGGKSDIFNLGSSQGFSVKEIIDTARQVTGKKIPAKIGKRRAGDPSTLIASSHKAKEILGWNPKRTLITKIIEDAWNWHVGNPDGYRK; encoded by the coding sequence ATGAGTATATTAGTATTAGGCGGTGCTGGTTATATAGGTTCTCATGCGGTATACCAATTAATGGATCAAGGAAAAGAAGTAATCGTAGTAGATAACTTAGAGACAGGTCATCAAGAGGCAATTCATCCGAAAGCTGTATTTTATAACGGAGATATTCGTGATATTCATTTTTTACGCACGGTTTTTGCTAAAGAATCCATTGAGGCTGTGATTCATTTTTCTGCCAATTCTTTGGTTGGTGAGTCGATGGAAAATCCATTGAAATATTTTGATAATAATGTGTATGGCACGCAAGTTTTACTACAAGTCATGACTGAATATAACGTGAAACATATCGTTTTTTCATCTACTGCCGCTACATATGGAGAGCCAGAAGCCGTTCCAATTACAGAAACAATGGCTACTCATCCAACTAATACGTACGGCGAAACAAAATTAACAATGGAAAAAATGATGAAATGGACTGAACAAGCACATGGAATAACATATGTATCGTTAAGGTATTTTAATGTTGCTGGAGCAAGAGAAACAGGCGAGATAGGGGAAGACCATCATCCAGAGACACATTTAATACCAATTGTGCTACAAACAGCGTTGGGACAACGAGACCATATAACCATTTTTGGAGATGATTATGCTACGGAAGATGGTACATGTATTCGTGATTATATTCACGTACAAGATTTAATTGATGCACATTTACTTGCATTAGATTACTTACAGCGCGGAGGAAAAAGCGATATATTCAATTTAGGAAGTAGCCAAGGGTTCTCGGTGAAAGAAATTATTGATACAGCTAGACAAGTAACTGGTAAGAAAATACCTGCCAAAATTGGGAAACGGCGTGCAGGCGATCCTAGTACACTAATTGCAAGTTCACATAAAGCGAAAGAGATATTAGGATGGAATCCAAAGCGCACCCTAATAACAAAAATTATAGAGGATGCCTGGAATTGGCACGTGGGAAATCCTGATGGATATCGTAAATAA
- a CDS encoding CoxG family protein, with amino-acid sequence MPNTICERNIKINIDNMWSFISDLNNWAPLVPGYEQHKMVNQKKSIWICEGKVGSFQKTVQLTVVITEWNEPEKISFQLSSSNQMLTGNGTVCANKLSDRETNFTFSLTLHAKGLAGKMVNGSLRAFLPKLTSSFIDAMIRHMYGTKAQALV; translated from the coding sequence TTGCCAAACACCATTTGCGAAAGGAACATCAAGATAAATATTGATAACATGTGGTCATTTATTAGTGACCTTAATAACTGGGCACCACTGGTTCCTGGATATGAACAGCATAAAATGGTGAACCAAAAGAAATCTATCTGGATATGTGAAGGAAAAGTTGGATCGTTCCAAAAAACGGTTCAATTAACCGTGGTCATTACCGAATGGAATGAACCAGAAAAAATCTCTTTCCAACTATCCAGCAGCAACCAAATGCTAACAGGGAATGGAACCGTTTGCGCCAATAAACTTAGTGATAGAGAAACCAATTTTACTTTTTCTCTTACACTCCATGCAAAAGGGTTGGCTGGAAAAATGGTAAATGGCTCATTAAGAGCATTTCTACCGAAACTAACTTCAAGCTTCATAGATGCAATGATTCGTCATATGTACGGAACAAAGGCGCAAGCGCTCGTTTAG
- a CDS encoding YitT family protein, which yields MTTITKKMNPTVLAYIQIILGATLVGLAYNIFLLPAKLAAGGISGVSTILFELYQISPSFVQFLINIPIFIIGWIALGKDFSSKTLVGTFWVPFIIWLSSDIPITLTNPLLSAIYGGIILGVGLGIVYKGNGSTGGTAAIAQIVKKFTGLSSGYSQLIVDGVVVISSIIVFNLELTLFALMCIYITSKTIDIVQLQTSATKLVMIITDNEERIQSIIRTELDRGLTKVRSVGGYSDKKKTMILCVAEQQEAVQLKKILQREETDSFVIFLNASEILGRGFSLDKYYGQKL from the coding sequence ATGACGACTATTACGAAAAAAATGAATCCAACCGTACTAGCATACATACAAATTATCCTTGGTGCTACGCTAGTAGGCTTAGCTTATAATATTTTTCTATTACCTGCTAAATTGGCAGCAGGTGGCATATCTGGTGTAAGTACCATTTTATTTGAGTTGTACCAAATTAGTCCTTCTTTCGTTCAATTTTTAATAAATATCCCTATCTTTATTATAGGATGGATAGCATTAGGCAAAGACTTCAGCTCGAAAACGCTGGTAGGTACATTTTGGGTTCCATTTATTATTTGGTTAAGTTCCGACATTCCCATTACATTAACAAACCCTTTACTTAGTGCCATCTACGGAGGGATTATCCTTGGAGTTGGGTTAGGGATTGTTTATAAAGGAAATGGATCAACTGGTGGTACAGCAGCTATTGCGCAAATTGTAAAGAAATTTACTGGATTATCGAGTGGATACTCCCAATTAATTGTGGATGGAGTAGTTGTCATTTCTTCCATTATTGTATTTAACTTGGAATTAACACTTTTTGCACTCATGTGTATTTATATTACAAGTAAAACGATCGATATTGTTCAACTACAAACCTCTGCCACAAAATTGGTGATGATTATTACGGATAATGAAGAGCGTATTCAATCCATAATTCGAACGGAATTGGATCGAGGTTTAACAAAAGTACGTTCTGTTGGAGGTTATTCAGATAAAAAGAAAACAATGATTCTTTGTGTTGCAGAACAGCAAGAGGCCGTTCAATTAAAGAAGATATTGCAGCGAGAGGAAACCGATTCATTTGTCATCTTCTTGAATGCTTCCGAAATACTAGGTAGAGGTTTCTCACTTGATAAATATTATGGACAAAAACTCTAA